A section of the Indicator indicator isolate 239-I01 chromosome 26, UM_Iind_1.1, whole genome shotgun sequence genome encodes:
- the RNF185 gene encoding E3 ubiquitin-protein ligase RNF185, whose translation MASKGPTASASTKSSSTGGTSGSSNGAGESANQDNTFECNICLDTAKDAVISLCGHLFCWPCLHQWLETRPNRQVCPVCKAGISRDKVIPLYGRGSTGQQDPREKTPPRPQGQRPEPENRGGFQGFGFGDGGFQMSFGIGAFPFGIFATAFNINDGRPPPAVPGTPQYVDEQFLSRLFLFVALVIMFWLLIA comes from the exons ATGGCAAGCAAAGGACCCACAGCTTCTGCATCCACAAAGAGCTCCAGTACTGGAGGGACCAGCGGCAGCAGTAATGGTGCTGGGGAAAGTGCTAATCAGGACAACACTTTTGAATGTAACATCTGTTTAGACACTGCTAAGGATGCAGTTATCAGCTTGTGTGGACATCTTTTCTG CTGGCCTTGTTTACACCAG tGGCTAGAGACCAGGCCAAACAGACAAGTGTGCCCTGTGTGCAAAGCAGGAATCAGCCGAGATAAAGTTATTCCTCTGTATGGAAGGGGGAGCACTGGGCAGCAGGACCCCAG AGAGAAAACTCCTCCACGACCCCAGGGACAGAGACCTGAGCCAGAGAACAGAGGG GGCTTCCAGGGCTTTGGGTTTGGCGATGGTGGGTTCCAGATGTCATTCGGGATCGGGGCCTTTCCCTTCGGTATATTCGCGACAGCATTCAACATAAACGACGGGCGGCCTCCTCCAG CTGTTCCAGGGACTCCTCAATACGTGGATGAGCAGTTCCTCTCCCGCCTCTTCCTGTTTGTGGCTCTGGTGATAATGTTCTGGCTGTTGATTGCATAA
- the C26H12orf43 gene encoding protein CUSTOS, with protein MAAPRGGSGSDSDSGEAAARFREAAWDCAAQAAAVRTERRSGGLTKDRLQSVQPSLRWDVNGHGEDGNELQTTPEFRAHVAKKLGAMLDSFITVLKDSSEPSQTVQQSDSADDGFRLFSSSVPGDCGTSRPRPAARRQPSSSSDTDSDQEWQRYQEAAVSATDILKQSAFPALSQNSSQDYGQGNVEHSQKKQKKKKIRGENNVQGKIIDPAEGDHICRGLPQLLSASGQPEREESIRAESSALAGGVKKKKKQKKKRE; from the exons ATGGCGGCGCCCAGAGGCGGCTCCGGCTCGGACAGCGACAGCGGCGAGGCGGCAGCGCGATTCCGGGAAGCCGCCTGGGACTGCGCTGCGCAGGCAGCGGCAGTGCGGACAGAGCGGCGCAGCG GTGGCCTTACAAAGGACCGGTTACAGTCTGTGCAGCCTAGCCTAAG ATGGGATGTGAATGGTCATGGTGAGGATGGAAATGAGCTACAGACAACACCAGAGTTCAGAGCACATGTTGCAAAGAAGCTGGGAGCAATGCTAGACAG CTTCATCACCGTCTTGAAGGACTCCTCAGAACCTTCCCAAACTGTGCAGCAGTCTGACTCTGCAGATGATG GCTTTcgcctcttctcctcttctgtccctggagactgtGGAACATCACGGCCTCGCCCCGCAGCAAGGAGACAGCCCTCCAGCTCCAG TGACACAGACAGTGACCAAGAGTGGCAAAGgtaccaggaggctgctgtatCAGCCACAGACATTCTGAAGCAAAGTGCTTTTCCTGCACTGTCCCAGAATTCCAGCCAGGATTACGGTCAGGGTAATGTAGAGCACAGccagaaaaaacagaagaaaaagaagattagGGGAGAAAACAATGTTCAGGGGAAAATAATAGACCCAGCAGAGGGTGACCATATCTGCAGAGGTTTGCCACAGTTGCTGTCTGCAAgtggacagcctgagagagaggagagcattcgtgcagagagctcagcactGGCTGGAGgtgtgaagaaaaagaagaagcagaagaagaaaagagaatga